The region TTTCATGGTTATCTAATCTTGTTCTTTAAGAGGATcctattaaactttttttttttttttaaataagttactTTTCTAATGTCTGTATAACTTAACCAATGTCCAGCTTTCAAGTTCAGTTTTagttaaattgtaaaaatgactCTTACTTCAGTATATcagtaatatatttattttgaaaaaatgatATTTGATCAAAATCAGTAAATccaacatttttatttgaaagctTTTCAGGAGAGTCTTTAAAACTAGAATGCCATGtagaattaattatttaaacacaaaagtatatttataaaaagCAGATTTTAGCAGTGACTTGTTCAATATTGTACAGTGAGGGGATGGAACATTTTGCATTAAATTCCGGCCCCTTATCCACTGGCTGGGCCATCATTCAGTCACTGGCTACAGAAACTATGAATTGATAGTGCTAGCAAttattttaagtaattatttctaatatgttaaataatatattttgtaaaatatttactaGTGTCAAATGAGTCCGTTTCTGTTGACATAATACAGTATGccatgaaaaagaacaaaaataaactttgtaaaCTGTAATTTGCTAATACTAAGATATTTAGTGGACAAAGTTTCACAAACTGAAAATGCAGTAGTCTTTGATGGTAACATaagttttttatttcttacttttgtGCTTTATAGACTGATTCTTAAGACTCTGGAGGTTTCTTAAATGTAACTCTACTGTGAGAGTTatgtgaataattaaataaaatgcttgACCATTTGTtaccactatttttttttttaatctccagaAAGTGAACCCATTCTTCCTGGGTGAGTTGCATTTTGATGTCTCATTGACACTGTGGTGTTGTGCCCTGCTTCTCCTAACTCAACAAGGATTATGCTCTGCCTATGTTCCAATGCTGATGGTTGCATTTCCACTGCTTACAAAACTGTTTCTGCACAAAGAGTTCAAGCAACAGGGTATGTATTTTTGAGAGTGCCTTCATTACTCTTGCTGCAGCCCCATGTTATAAGCTTTAGTAATGTTAGTTCTATAATCAACCATGTTTTCTGCCACATTATTCGGTTTCAAGGTAATACAAACATTGTCACTTTTGTAAGGGATCACATGGTTTCCTTCACTTTAAGCAACACATGGGTAAGGAATTCTATATAAACTCAAGTCTGTTATTGCTTTTTATGGGAAATTggctggcacagtggttagtgctgccgcttcacatatacagtatatataaaatgttcaattatgttaaaacattttttgtgatcagattttagatatttaaatatcaaatacaaaaataggCCAAGCAACACATtttgattagaatgaaaacaatcaaaaatgtaaaaacctaCCGCAACACCCCGCCCTCCAAATCAGCCCACCCCAGTGAAGAAATAAATCAAGCAGATTGAGATTGCCAGACAAAAGGTACACCACCTGTGAACAGTTTCCATAGGGAAGAAGGAAAAGAGCATTTAGCTGCCAAACATGAATATCTTGCTTTTCATTTCCAGAAATCTgcttatgttatgttttttgctttttaggaGCCACAGTTAAATACACAGTGCTGTACCTCTTGGGCTTGTCTCTTCCTTATGTACACTTTATGTTTCTCATATGGGCATTGTTTGAGATCTTCTGTCCAATCTTGGGACGTAGTGGTACAGAAATACCTCCGGATGTTGTGCTGGCTTCTCTTATTGCAGGATGCACCATCATTCTGTCATCCTATTTTGTAAGCGGTCTATTTACTTGTAATTATATCAATAGACAATGAATTGCATTGTTGATTTATATACAAGTCAATGTGGTCATTTACTTTAATGAGTCAAGCAGGGCAATGGTATGCTTAGAAGATTGCTTTTTTCAGCTACTACATATAAAACTGCTTTCAAATATTGACCATTggtaaatgttttaacatttcgAGGTTTATAAGTCCTcaacaacatttaaagaaaatgttgttatagtagggggctttgcccccagcttgcttcgctcaccagccacccggcctgcgctacacaccagccacttcatgtctctgccactcgcatatggggatttcactttcaccaaacaacaaatcttttaattcttgcggttTCGCCTCTTTATTGGGACGagacactacttttccctgatggcaaacatgaattagacaatctacaaatctccaacttaaagtttaaatccgaacaatatattcaatcacttttcgctgttccgttatgtcactgagtaataatttcagtttgtttgcgctaatgcgatctttactatcatttttttttttaagactttcgaattttagtacttttactatctcaaacctgctctgcatgtgtatcatgccaacgtttttgaacctctttactacgttctactttgtcatctactctttgtcttttatttctggccctgggtgtagttaaatctcttggcacaaagtctcgtctcatcccaggattttttttatatgataGAGAGAGATTTATGgacaaatacagtattaaaaatattcaaaatcaaGTGAGTTGTGTGTTGTATATAAACATTACTGAAAGACCTGACAAAATTAGGCTTGGGTCAAATACATTATAATGTTTATAGGGTTGTTTCCTGGCTTATGTGTAAGTTAGACAGTGGATATGTGGATCATTATTACTTAAAATTGTCTTTGACTTTTCCTAAAAATTAAATCGAGCTAAGATTGAAAGTACCAAAATTTTGTTGTGTATTAGTTGTAGTAATATTAGtcagttttaataattttcttgcaAAGTGGCTAACTCTGCTGCCTCAGACCACCAGAAGACTAATTCAAATAGATTTGCACAATGTatccatgtctgcatgggcttgTATCCATTATACAGAGTTTCCTCCCAAATCAAACTGACCTGAGTTCTAGGTTAACTGCTGACTTTACACTGGTCTGTTATGAGTGGGGGTCTATCCTTGCATAAACTGGTATGCAGCATAATAAgattattattgtcacatgtcaaAAGTACAGGGACATTCAATCAACATGTGAATAGGTCCCTGAGTTGATTCTGATGCTCCCAGGATAGGCTCATATTTTCCAAAACCCTACTATTGGATTAAGCGAGTTCagtaaacagatggatggatatttcgaTGGTTCAattgattgaaaataaatgaaagagtacCCATGTAGACGTCTTATAGTAAGCATACAGTGTAAAGTAATGTCCACCTCCAATGAGTGATTAATGCCAGAAAATACAGCAGAGGAGCTGCAAATTTATGTATTCTTAGATTAAAAGTACcttatatactcgaatataagcaaaatgtgctgaaaaacttcacccttatattcgagtcaggtcccgctgcccccacCAACACGAGCGAGCAAgcgagataccatattgtttttgttgaccctcttctccacttacagagctagtttactgtttttctttgaaataaatactcaaaaacatttaacctacttatgcctcaattaatgtacggtaattttattgatatttattttgattattgaaacttaccagtagctgctgcatttcccaccctaggcttatactcgagtcaataagtttttccagtttttgtaggtaaaattaggtacctcggcttatattcgggtcagcttatactcgagtatatacagtagctttcTCAGATCATATTTGGAGTCAATTCTGAGACTTGAACCTGCAAACTTGTGTCTTCATATTCTTCTCTGCAGTGATTAGACCACACTTCAATGAACTTCATGACTATGACTTAGACTATACGATCATAATTGCTCATTGTTTTGAAACCAAATGATAAAAGGCGCAGTATGGTCTTaaagatagaaaaagaaaaaagaattctgtctgaaaaatatttgtccattattccttttttcttaagctagtttaataataaaaaaagaaaacaaaaaagcaaaattgaagtatgttttaaaattaaCAGATATTACAATATCTGGAATTACAATCTGGAAGTTAATGCAAAAGGTAGCacacataatacagtacatacatacatataaaaagcAAAGTCCATGAATAACTTGGGAACATGTCTTTAAATCTGTATGCTGTTATAGTtgggactgtgtgtgtgtgtatgtgtgtgtgtgaattagaGTTGCTAAGAAAATGTAGGACACAGAAAACTTCAAAGCCTCACAAAAAGGTCAAGTCCAAAATTCAGTGTGGGCCCCAGTGCTGCCAGATGGCAACCtcaacaaaataatataatacaaaatacttCTCTGTCAATGGTCAACCAATTTTTGGTTGAGCTTCACAaatcttatattattattaatgttagttGTGCTCAAAGCTATACAGTGCTAACCATTTAgagtgtaatattttttttaaactgaaagatGCCTTGGCCTACTTTGACTcggttactgtatttatttttcagatccactttatttatttatgtaagagCACAAAGAAAACATTACTTGGATTGGtgtcaatttttgttttaatgggaGTTTTAGTTTCttgtggtttattttttccatacaCTTCTGATCCTGGCAGCCCACGTCCCAAGCGTATTTTTCTTCAGGTGAGTGCTACCTTACTTTTATTTAACTGTCACTTATCAGAATTAAAAAGTGTTCTATAGATGTAATTAATTAAGTCATATAATAATTACATTATATCTGTATTGCTAGTGAAAGTCATTGTAGGCTAACTGACAGTCAAACATGGAGTCAGCAGTTGGGTTTATACTGTGTACtatggttttcactttaacacttTCATCACTAAACAGTGCAGCCTAATAAACTGACTAACCTTAATAAATCTGCTAAGCTGAAGCGATCGCAAAATATTAAAAGTCTGAGATTTTGGAAATCTGCAAATACAGACTGACAAGTGCTGCTTGAAAGTTTGTATACCTGTAATCTAGTTCCATAAATGTTACATTTGTACCATAAAATCCTTGTTTAATCAAAAGTAGTCTTAATGTTTATATCCTCAAAGTCTGTTTATATGAGAGATTTGGGGGATTGCATCTGATGGAATGATATTTTgcagaagaaataacaaaaagaaaaatcagaatggAAATGTAAGGCTACTCACATTGTTAATAAATGGTGAATGAGTTCAAGAGACATCTGCATAAAACATcccaaaaacaaaattatctgaAAGCAAGGAGAATATGgaataattaacagaaaaaaatgtaaagataaaaaATGAATCCCCAGGAATCTAAAAAAGCACCAAAAAGTATACATCAATAGGAATATAGGAAACAATTAGACAGCTAATATTGTgtgtggtggcatggtggcgcagtgctagcactgctgcctcgcagtaaggagacctgtgttcacttcccgggtcctccctgtgtggagtttgcatgttctccccgtgtctgcgtgggtttccttagggtactccggtttcttcccacagtccaaagacatgcgggttaggtgcattggcgatcctaaattgtccctagtatgtgtgcttggtgtgtgggtgtgtgtgtgtgtgtgtgtgtgtgccctgcccggggtttgtttcctgccttgcaccctgtgttggctgggattggctccagcagatccccgtgaccctgtagttaggatatagcgggttggataatggatggatagatattgtgTGCTTTCCCCTTGCATACAAGGTTACTGGAAACTCTAAAATGGCCTGTTATGAGATAATGCAGGTGTTTGAATCTACTCAGCGATGGAACTACTCCCCATTTAGGGCTATAAGCCCTGCATTGAACTGAATGACTGGGTTAcaaatggatgggtgaatggtTGATCAGTTCATAGTTTGTGATTGTACTAAGAGCACATGCAAGTTTCCTGTTAGTTTAAATTACAGCTGTACACTATTTGGGTATTTTGTATACTTCTGTAGATCATTTCCTGCTTTTCTTAGTCACtgaccttggcttttgttgatctGTCAttagaaaacacaattttacaggaagttgtattcttttgaattaaaacagGTAAGTAGTCGAATTTTGGGAATACATATAAATTTTACTCTGTATCTCATCCTGTTAAATAGTAGCTTTCTGATTTAAATGCAGAGTTTTGAAGGGTTTAGATCACAAGCAATACACAAATTGAAACAGGCCTGTTGTATGAGACCAACGGCTTAACTCAAGAGAAAGTGGAGAACtaaaaattgaaaacagtaaGAGAATAAATAAACCCCAACTAAACTTACAATGGAAAGTTAAGTAAAAGGTAGAGAAGACCACAAATCCTAACCTTGCAGTGAGCATGATGTATATATCATACAACAGCAGCACGTAAACTGATGTAAACCCGGCTTCAGATGTGGGTTTTTACTTTGTTCACTCAAGAACGTTTTCAAGTTTACCACTAGTTGTATGTTGAAGGGGGGAGGGGAATGCAGCattatagtatttattattatcattttaaaaattttattaatgtGTGTCTTTATGGCTGAATCATGTTTTACTTGAATTACAAACAGTAATGATGATTACAGGCTACACATTTACATGACATATGCAATGAATTAAAAtttttgaacatccatccatccatccattgtccaacccgctgaatccaaacacagggtcacgggggtctgctggagccaatcccagccaacacagggcacaaggcaggaaccaatcctgggcagggtgccaacccaccgcaggacacacacaaacacacccacacaccaagcacacactagggccaatttagaatcgccaatccacctaaccagcatgtctttggaatgtgggaggaaaccggagtacccggaggaaacccacgcagacacggggagaacatgcaaactccacgcagggaggacccgggaagcgaacccaggtccccagatctcccaactgcgaggcagcagcgctacccactgcgccaccgtgccgccctaattttTGAACATTGTGTGGAAAAAGAACAGCTGAAAGGAATTAATATGATGAACTATGTACAGCATGCACCACAGAAAACATCTACAGGTGTTGGTGTGGAAGAGATTGCAACAGAATTCTGTAGCACAGAGCTGGACAGGATAtaggtgatttaaagttgattcattcaaagattaaaaactactaaaaatcAACTGTGCattggcatcaaagcctaaaataagTACTGGCTCATTATACAGTGGGTTAGAATAAgtgtctaccaaaaaaaaaaaaagggactgtgctcccctcgactttcttgtatactgagatagaggaaaaggtcatcagaaccacttcctgttgcacaatatttctcaaatatcatatctctttgtttctcatcataattgATACTATTGATACACAAtgatttatctctatttataatcaaactttatattaaaatgatattttcacagtTAGGGAGGTCAAAACCGatagtggaatttttttttatgattacatatgcattacctagattatgtgcaaagtaaaaagagttatagtcacctaaaaacatagaaaaactgttagtattatataatatttgttgcattaAATTGCTATAATTAAaattgcatttagctacatttaattatgataatgatggaaataacaaaaaaaaaaaaatcacaatatttaatgtattaccaggaacacgataGGGACGTAGTAGCTTATTGTtaccattacatctttatatttacatggcacatTCAATGTTTGCACGTTGTTAGACTGATTatgtctaaattaaaataaaattaatagtcGTTATTGATAGAATATgagttatattgaatacagtttttaatatcatgtactGTACACATTTGTACTTCCATGATACAAAgaatttggatggttgtttaaataaaatactatttccgattgagtaatttttctcaaatttcatatctgtttgctttttatcattataaatatatatacaaaatttgaatcatctgtcTGTAAtcataaccatagtttacttgaaaatttgcgaaagtattcagttaaagtaccactacCGGTTGttggaagtggcccaaaagttgacaggattccttattttttgatataaagcaggtgtacaaaatctcattgaccgaaGTCAAAGcgttttgagttattgtgtttacacacagaagactatttcaaaaatggtattttctgactcggGAAGagctaaaacatcaagattcatcaaaatcttgaggtcaaaTTTTTCAAGATTCCTATACTTTATGTTATAGGAAATTTctatgtatatgagaaagtaaaaaagtactAATTAGTTTTACTCACATGGTAAAGCTCCCTGTTGAGCTTTGTGGAATCTGTTCAAAATATTTCCTACTAAAGTTAAACATAACTGTTCTAGTTTTTGAATATGTGTACTaccaaaaaatatgaaatgtattatattacgGTCACTAGATTCCTAATGGTTCAATCACTTAGGGCATTTGAATCGAGATAAAGCAAACTTTGAGAGTACTGTACCAGACTGGGCAGACCTTTGTTTTTTGAGTCAAAGGATAAAGGGAGCAGAATCAAACTTCTTACATGTCTGCactaatacagtatgtgataatAAGGCAGCCTGCCTGATGAGTTCACAGTAATGGaacttgttatttttatgttctaGCACACCACCAGGACATTCCATGACCTTGATGGAAATGTTACTAAGAAAGACTCCGGAGTATGGATCAATGGATTTGATTACACTGGAATTAATTATTTGACTCCACACATCAATGAGATCAATGAGAATATTCGCACAAAATGTGACAACGAACTTCCTTACTGTGGTTTTCCGTGGTTCCTTCCAGTTAAGTTTCTCATTAAGTAAGTATGCCAATTCTTCAataagacagcaaaaaaaaaaaaaaaaaacacatttttaactgtaaaattatttttgggCAAAGAGCAAGTTCATTGAAAAGGTGGATTTTACCAATGGCATAACAGCAAAACAGACAGATAGAAACTTGTGAAACTTCCGGCAGAAAATGAGAATGATAAAAAACTTAAAAGGTCAAATTATgctccctaataataataatcaaaaaagtACATAGTTAAGAATACTGCTAGATGGTGGTGGAAGTTAAATAAAAGGTTGTATtcccaaaattcccattattcgACTAATTACCTGCTTTACTTCAAAAGAATACAACTTCCTGTTTTGAGGTTACTTGCTGTTAcattaacacaaaattaaaacctTTCATTTAGAGCAGTGGATCGCTGCTTTTATTGTTGCTACATGTGTTTGCTATGCAGattatcttattaaaaaaaattttaaaaagtctgacTCTTgctctttgcattttgttttcaattacttTAAAAGGTAGCTTTCTTACAATGTAGCAGATTTCTTAATATTTGACATTTATTGAGAAATGCATGGCAAATGATAGAGCGCTCTTATTTGTGGGTTAGTAGAAGTATTCATATTCCTTTACTCAGAATGACCAACTTTGCACTACATGAATCTTGCCAATGATTGTCTTCATTACTAACAATTAAGAGCAAGCCTGAAGGCGAATGTGTTGTATTACTGAAGACTTTTCTTTATCAGGAAAAACTGGTACCTGCCAGGCCCAGAGGTGCAGCCAAAGAATCCTCCTCAATTTACTCTGGTGAGCAGACATGAGACCGAATGGGGAACTACCAACTTAACATTTCAAGCTACAGGTTTGTACAAATGATAGAGTCTAGCAGTACGAAATTAGTTAATAGATATAGATCACTTTAAAATTCTGATGTTCTGTTATATATGAAATACATCTTTGTAGTTGTGCACTTTGTAAACTGTCAGTGAAGGATTATACTATATCAAGTATTAtacttaagactttttttttctttctttaaatatatcAACAAGGACCCAGTCATATGTCCTTGTATCTCCTAACTCGGAATGGAGCAAAGCTTATCGGCTGGTCATTTGGTGATGGCAGTCCGGAGATTAACCTCAATGGGGAATATTTCATTTTCTATTCCCATGGTTTAGATTATTCTGCCTGGAATTTCTGGTTGGAGATTCAGGTAAGTAAGAAATGTTGTCCTTTCTGTCTGGATTgtaaagcacattgcatatagTACCTTTTACCAAAAGAATTTTGTAAGTGCCAGTGGGAAGTTATTCTCCATAGCCTCAACGAGTGTCCACCACGAAAGACTTCCAGTTCCAGCACTGCTACAGATGCTGAAGCCTTTGCTTCCTATGTGCGTGCTCTAAGTAGCATTGTCTTCACAGATGAGTAGTTGTAATTGGAATGGGCAGGGGTACCTAATAAAAAGTGTCCACCGAGTTATTATTTCTGTGTTTGAATATTTATCTACTGGTATCAGCTGTGGGATTCTCTTTAATGATTATGGAGCAAGGAGGAATTAAAATGATCCATTTGTAAAATTACCTCATTCAGTAAGGCACCGCTGCCTTACTGCCTGGCTCtggtcactgtgtggagtttgcatgatttcTCCTTATCACTGTGGGTTTACCTCCTGATTATTTGGATGTTCCCATCCTATTCCAAAtatatgtgtgttaggttaactggaaatTGAAAATTGGGCATGTGTGGACTGGTGCCATTTCCAAGACTGGTATGTTATTGTTGGCCTAGGCAAGGTACAgtaggggatggatggatggaggaatttAATGTATTCCTTCAATTCCAGGTATAGGTGGAGCATGGACAATATAAGCAGACTCAAGCAGCCAGTCTCCCATTGATTTTCATTTGATGGAGAGCAGGATGCAAGCAATCCTAAAGTAACTTGGATACAAATGATAAATACTGCAATTTTCTTCTGTAAAGCTTTACATGTAACTTTTAAGTATTTAATTTGTGTTGTTATCTTACTGCCAGGCCCCTCATACTGACTCTGTGGAAAGCATAATCTCCGTTGGTGTGGCATCACACTACTTTCATGGAGGAGAACAGAACACTGAGATGCTGGAAGGTTTGTTGCTCCGCTTTCCAGATTGGTCATTCCCTTCCCACTGGGTCAGCACATATCACCTCTTCGAGTATTAAGACCATCTCTCAGGAAAGGAAGAACACTGCAAATGCTGCTTGAATGAAAGAGGCAATAAATACTTTactgaattaatttatttaacgCAGACTACTTGATCAAGTAAAAGACTCTGGGCATCCCTTTCCACTAACAACAGTTTTAAGTATTGTAGTCTTCTGCCATTTTGCTTCAACATTGTTTCCTACATTTTTACAGATGGACAAGACTATAATTATCCATATTGGTTTTCAATATCTCCAAGTCCAAGAACTCTTTCTGTTCACTGAGAGGTTAACTTGGAATACAAAGTGAACACTTCAAGTGAGGAGGTTGATGCACATACACAATTTTTGGCTACTTCTGACCTTGAGATCCTATCCGGACTGCATTATCACAAATGCTTGTCAATGAAGTATAAAATCAAAATGATAGGATATTTGAAATCTGCACCATTAACTTAAGTCAACTGAGGATATTATGCTGGCTAGTGTCAGAGTGACTGGTACATTATGATTTTTTAAGGATGCCTCGGtctgttattctttgtttttttttccattgctggaAAATTTTGGGAATGtggtttttgctttgaatttctgattttttttataaagattattatattttccttttataaatgTGAACAAGATCAATCAGCCTTGCTCaccttatttatattttaaaatgagcttgtCCAGTTGAGTGTGTCAGTAACTCTCCTAGCTTTAACTTCCTGTCCTGTTGCACAAAGTGGGGTATCTGTCCTCATGGCTTATTTATAATCATTCACTCCAGCAAAAACATGGAGGACATGAAGGACTCACATTAATATGGAATCTCCTGTGCCTCTGCAAAGGATGTAAAATCATAGCAAGTGGAGTGATGAGAGACATCAGGTGCAGAGATTCCATATATGAAATGTGATCCATTTAAAGAGACAAAAAATGGTTCCTCTACAGGTTTAATTCTTGTTGTTAAagaaacattatacagtatttgattaTATTAAATGGGTTGTTTGTATTAAATTTCCTCTCAAGAAATTCCTACCAGTGGGCATTTTAGGTTTCGgagaaaataaagttttatgGACCCAACTAGAATATTGTGTCTCCGTCTTTAACTTTC is a window of Erpetoichthys calabaricus chromosome 7, fErpCal1.3, whole genome shotgun sequence DNA encoding:
- the LOC114654411 gene encoding endoplasmic reticulum metallopeptidase 1-like isoform X2, encoding MLLSSWSHKEEPNMHCWQTVILILWQTAQASHGFITQHPWAKLVRAFINLEAAGVGGKEIVFQTGPENPWLVQAYVRAAKHPFASVIGQEIFQSGIIPSDTDFRIYRDFGHIPGIDLAFIENGYIYHTKYDTPDRILTESIQRAGENILAVLKLLATTNELSDSAQYQHGNVVFFDLLGFFMVAYPARVGTIINYIVAVVTLIYLGKKMLLPNGGKYMHDLLYGIGVTVAGWFITLISVLIVAVFISLIGRAMFWYHHFYTSVLLYGSVSVGKLVLVHTLAKNLFYGKVNPFFLGELHFDVSLTLWCCALLLLTQQGLCSAYVPMLMVAFPLLTKLFLHKEFKQQGATVKYTVLYLLGLSLPYVHFMFLIWALFEIFCPILGRSGTEIPPDVVLASLIAGCTIILSSYFIHFIYLCKSTKKTLLGLVSIFVLMGVLVSCGLFFPYTSDPGSPRPKRIFLQHTTRTFHDLDGNVTKKDSGVWINGFDYTGINYLTPHINEINENIRTKCDNELPYCGFPWFLPVKFLIKKNWYLPGPEVQPKNPPQFTLVSRHETEWGTTNLTFQATGPSHMSLYLLTRNGAKLIGWSFGDGSPEINLNGEYFIFYSHGLDYSAWNFWLEIQAPHTDSVESIISVGVASHYFHGGEQNTEMLEGLLLRFPDWSFPSHWVSTYHLFEY